The Sporosarcina sp. Marseille-Q4943 genome includes the window CAGTAGCTTTGACTTATGACCCCGAGCCTCTGGCGCCCGGAGTCTAGACGATAAGCTAACTATAAACAAAAAGCGGATGACCATAAACCGGCCATCCGCTTGTATTTAAGTTTAATCTATTATTGATCCGTTCTGCAGATGAATTCTGTCGCTTCGGTCACTCTGTCGTCCGTAATCTGCACTTGACACATTTTATGATTGTTCATGAATTTGAAAATCCCGTTATTGAAATCCGTTCCGATTTCCTTAAAGAAAATGCCTTCGAAACGTGCCTCTTTTGAAAGGGTGAAGCTAATTCGAAAGCCGTCCCCTTCTTCGACTAAATAAGCCCGTACACCTTTTTCGAACATGCCTTCTATTTCATCTTTAATAGCCCGATCAACGGAAACGACATGGAAATCAACAAATGTTATTTCGCGCAACAACACGTTCATGAACGAACCTTTTGTGATCTCTTCCCATCTGCTTTGGGCAGTTTGACCAATAATGATCTGCGTAATATTGTGTTTGTGAGCTACTTCTTTGATCACCTTTGCAACCGGCCGTTTTTCATTATCCATAATGATGAAATCTTCTACATCGAGCTCTTTGGCAAGCTCTTGCCATCTCTCGATATACTCGGATTTTTCAGCGTCAAATTCATCGTATGGCAATGGGTCGATCGTTAGTATATATAGTGGACAATCGATGATGGATGCCATTTTATGTCCACGTCTAATGAGACGTTCGCCATTTGGACCGTAGTAGACACAAACAAGTATGCTTTCGTCCATACGACCTTTTACTTTGCCCATGACCGTAGTCACCTCTTACAATTATTTTCGTTCACTGGTACGCAACTTATATTTACAATTGAAAACCACAATATTATACATAAAAGAAGATTGGCTGACAAGATGTAAATGTCTCAAAGTGCGATGGAAATCCGTTTAGTGTATAATTCTATTTATGAACTTTTCCAATGGTATCTGTAGCTACCTATTATGTCCCCAGTTCTGTCGCGAGTCAAGCCCATCCCCGTCAATTATGAAAAAATTTACATAAGAAGTTGAAATCCCTTTTTACAGGAGGTTAGCTGTTTGACGATTACATTATCTATTTTCATCCCCTTTTTAGCAGCCATCTTCGTTCCCTTACTATATAAAAGGATACAAAGCCGGAAAATCGGCTGGTTTGTCTTGCTTGTTCCGTTCATGTTATTTGCAACGCTCGCAAGCTTCATCCCTTCTATTGCGAAAGGTGGAACGTATACACATACTTTCCGGTGGATTGATTCTGCTGGAATCCATTTTACAACTTATCTTGATGGCCTCAGTTTAATATTCGGCCTTCTCATTACAGGTGTCGGCAGTTTGGTCATCCTGTATTCCATCTATTATTTATCAGAACGGGAGTCATTGGGGCGCTTCTACGTTTACCTTTTACTGTTCATGGGCGCCATGCTCGGAGTCGTTTTTTCAGACAATCTGATGGTGCTGTACGTCTTTTGGGAATTGACGAGCATTTCTTCCTTCCTGTTGATCGCCTTCTGGTATCACCGGAAGAAATCGAGGTACGGTGCGCAAAAGTCCATGCTCATTACAGTATCGGGCGGAATTGCGATGCTTGCCGGCTTCATCATGCTACATACTATGACAGGCTCGTATAGTGTACGTGAGATAGTGGTCACGATTGGGCAATATACGGACGAGCCTCTTTTCTTATCTGCCATGTTGCTCGTACTCGTAGGTGCATTTACGAAATCTGCACAATTTCCGTTTCATATTTGGTTGCCGGATGCGATGGAAGCACCTACACCGGTCAGTGCTTATTTGCACTCCGCGACGATGGTTAAGGCGGGCATCTATTTGGTTGCACGTTTCACTCCGATATTCGGCAGTGAGATGATTTGGTTCTATGTCGTAAGCAGTGTCGGGATTTTCACTTTGTTCTGGGGATCGTTTAACGCAGTGAAACAGACCGACTTGAAGGCATTGCTCGCTTATTCGACAATCAGTCAGCTCGGATTGGTCATGAGCCTCTTCGGTCTCGGATCGGCCGCACTCAATGAGGGGCTTAGCGCTAATACGATCATCTATACGCAAGCCGCTTTTGCGGCATTATTCCATCTCATTAACCACTCCACCTTTAAAGGGGCCCTTTTCATGGTTGTCGGCATAGTTGACCATGAACTCGGGACACGGGATGTCCGCAGATTGGGCGGACTTATGGCTTTCATGCCGGTCACTTTCAGCATCGCTTTGATCGGCAGCTTTTCTATGGCCGGATTGCCTCCTTTTAATGGGTTCCTAAGCAAGGAAATGTTTTTTGAGTCATTAGTGAATGCACGCAATCTTGATCTTTTTGAAGTGAGCACCATGGGGACACTGTTCCTCGTTGTCGCGTGGCTGGCGAGCGTCCTCACTTTCGTTTACAGCATGATCATCGTATTCCAAACGTTCTTCGGGGAATTCCAACCGGATCGAATCGAGAAGCCTTCAAGGGAAGCTCCTTTCGGAATGCTCATCGCCCCTTCCATTCTGGCAATACTCGTCGTTGGGATCTTCTTTTTCCCGAATATCATCGGAAACTATTTGCTGCGTCCAGCTATGGCTGCAGTCTACCCTTCATTGGAAGGCGTTAAAGGACTGACGCCGCATATCGCTGCCTGGCATGGCTTCAATCCAGCATTGTGGATGACGATAGGTGTTGTTGTTCTTGGAATCATTCTATACAAACTCTTTCATTATTGGAGGGGCATTTATACAATCGCTCCTTTGAATTGGAATTTGGATGCAGCATTCAATGCCACTCTCATATTGCTTGAAAAAGGATCTCATTTCTTTACCCGCCTTTATATGAAAGGGTATTTGAAGGACTATCTCGTCTATATCTTCTCGTTCTTTATCGTGGCTGTTGGAGGAGCGATATTGTATACGGGAGCCTATTCATTCGACTTTTCGAATGACGGACCGATTACGACAAATGAGTATTTGATCGTACTTGCAATGGCTGGCGCTGGAATTTCAATGCTATTCGCAAAATCCCGGATGACGGCGATCATTTTAAATGGCGTTCTCGGCTATTCAATCGCTTTTTTCTTCGTTATCTTCCGCGCTCCGGATTTGGCTTTGACCCAAGCCGTTGTTGAGACGGTGACAACGGCCCTGTTCCTGCTTTGCTTCTATTTCTTGCCGGATTGGAAGAAGGAGCGTTCAGCACGGGGGACGAAAGCGTTGAATGGACTGATTGCCGTCTCGGTCGGGACCATCGTGACAGTTCTCGCCCTCACAGTGCAAGGGAATAAAATGTTTGAATCCATTTCGGTTTACTTTGAAGATGCATACCGCCTTGCCGGGGGTAAAAATATTGTCAATACGATATTAGGAGATTTCCGTGCATTCGATACAATGCTTGAAGTCGTTGTGCTTTTTATTGCGGGAATCGGTGTGTTCACACTTATTAAATTGAAATCACGAAAGGAGGAACAGGATTTTGAAGATCAATGATGTCATTTTGCAAACAGTGACGAAAATCGTCGTATTCATCATCTTGACGTTCGGCGTGGAGCTGTTTCTGTCGGGCCATAACAATCCCGGTGGCGGTTTTATCGGCGGTCTTGTCCTCTCCTCCGCATTCGTTCTACTTTATTTAGTTCATGATATTGAAACGGTGCATAAAGGCATTCCGTTTGATTTTAAGAAAGTGGCGGCACTAGGAGCACTGCTAGCCGTCGGTACGGGCATAGGCTCCGTCCTGTTCGGCAACGAGTTCCTTACACAGGCTTTCGGACATTTCACTTTGCCTGTTTTCGGCGAAACCGAACTGTCGACAGTCATCGTTTTCGAAGCGGGGGTTGCGTTGACGGTTGTCGGTGTTGTCGTGACAATTATTTCAACTATTAGTGAGGATGTGTAGCAGATGGAAACATTAATAACGATACTTGTCGGCTTTCTTGTGACAATCGCTGTCTATTTGCTGCTATCCCGCAACTTGATTCGCGTGATTTTAGGGACTGCGGTCCTGTCCCACGCAGCGCATCTGTTATTGATGACTATGGGAGGCTTGAAGAAAGGCAGTGCCCCTTTGCTCGGCGAGAATGCGGAAAGCTATACGGACGCATTGCCACAGGCGCTGATTCTTACAGCGATCGTCATCAGCTTCGCCGTCACCGCATTTCTGCTCGTGCTTGCCTATCGCACGTACAAGAAGACGGGAACTGACAACCTCCAAGCATTGAGAGGGTTTGAAGATGAATAATATACTAGTTATGCCAATGATCATTCCTTTACTGACTGGAATCATCCTCGTATTTTTACGTCCTTATGTAAACACACAGCGAGTCCTCAGCGTCGTGTCGAGCATCGCGACAGTCGTCGTCAGTCTCGTCATATTAGATCGGATCCAGCAGGACGGGATTTTGAGGCTCGATTTTGGAGGCTGGCTGCCGCCCTACGGAATTTTATTCGTTGCCGATTCATTCTCCATGCTTCTCGTTGCGACGACTTCGATCGTTACAGGAATTCTACTCCTATACGCTTTTTCGTCAATCGGGCGACAGCATGAGAATATGTTCTTTTATCCGTTCGTCTTCTTCCTCGTTGCAGGCGTTAACGGCTCATTCCTGACAGGAGACCTGTTTAACTTATTCGTTTGTTTTGAAGTGATGCTTCTCTCCTCTTACGTGCTCATTACGATGGGAGGCAGAAAGATTCAACTGATTGAATCGATTAAATATGTAACGATCAATGTCCTTTCCTCATGGTTCTTCTTAATGGGGATTGCGTATATTTACGGAACGGTCGGAACGTTGAATATGGCTCATTTATCAGTGAGGATCGCAGAAGTCGGACAAGGTCCGTTGCTGACAGTGATCAGCCTTCTCTTTTTAATCGTCTTCAGCTTGAAGGCGGGGTTGCTTCTTTATTTCTGGCTTCCTGGATCGTACAGCGCACCACCGACCGTTATAGCAGCACTGTTCGGAGCACTGCTCACGAAGGTGGGGATTTACGCGATGTTCCGTGTCTTCACGCTTATTTTTTATCATGAAACGGTCATTACACATACTGCGATAGGTGTGATGGCGATTCTTACGATGATTGGCGGAAGTGTCGGTGCTATTGCGTATAACGATATACGCAAAATCGTTTCGTACAATGTGGTGATTGCGGTCGGTTTCATATTGGCAGGACTTGCGATTTCAACAGAAGCTGCATTCCAAGGGGCCATCTATTATTTGATTCACGACATGGTCATCAAAGCATTGCTATTCCTCATTGCAGGGACGATGATTTATCTGACGGGAAAAACCAAGATCGAAGAGATGAGCGGATTGATTCGGAACTATCCGACGCTCGGTTGGCTATTTTTCATCACGATGCTGTCACTCGCTGGAATTCCTCCGTTAAGCGGGTTCATCGGCAAGGTGTACATAGGTCAGGGAGCGATCGAAGCTGGCTCATTCATCCTTTTGACGGCGGCCTTTTTATCCGGCATATTCGTCTTGTACTCGCTGCTTCGCATCTTCCTGAATTGCTTTTGGGGCGAGACGATCATTAGCGAGGACGACGATGTTCCATTGAAGAAAGGGATGCTCGTGCCATGTATTCTATTTGCAATCATGACGGTTGCAATCGGGATCGGCGTCGAAGGGATTGCTCCATATGTGAGTGATGCTGCACGGACGCTTATGAACCCAGAAATCTATATAGAAGCTGTTTTACAAGGAAATCGTTAAGCGGAAAGTTGAGGTGGAGATAGATGCCAGCCCAGTTATTACTGAATCTGTTCATCGCGTTTTTATGGATGACGTTGATGGATGAAGATGAATTGAAATTCACGACTTTCTTCGCCGGTTTTCTTGTCGGAATAGGAATCATCTTTTTCATGCATCGCTTTTTCGGCACCCAATTTTATTTGCGCCGGTTATTTTATTCGATTAAATTGCTTTTCATTTTCATTTCGGAATTGACACAGTCGAGCATTGTCGTGTTGCAGCAGATATTAAGTCCGAAATTGAATATCAAACCAGGCATCTTTAAATATAAAACCGTTTTGCAAAGTGACGTGGAAGTGACGATGCTGTCCCTTCTTCTCACGTTGACTCCTGGATCCGTCGTCATGGAAGTATCCCCTGAAGGGAATACGCTTTATATCCATGCGATGGACGTCGAGCAGTCGCGGGCCGGTTTGATTAAACAACTGAAGAACTTTGAGAAAGCGATTATGGAGGTGACACGATGATTGAAACGATGATTACGATATCGCTTGTCCTCTTTTCCATCACGATCTCCATCGCTGTCATCCGGATCATCCTCGGCCCATCCATGCCGGACCGTGTCATTGCACTTGATATGATCGGGGTCAATTTGATTGCGATGATTGCCGTAGTTTCCATCATGATGAAAACAAAAGCATTTTTGGAAGTCATTTTGATTTTAGGGATTCTTTCATTCATCGGAACGATCGCCTTTTCGAAATCGATTGAAAGGGGTGTCATCGTTGAGCGTAAACGAGATCGGTGAATTCATAGGGGCATTGCTTATTTTGACAGGCGGGATTGCAAGCGTCATTAGTGCCTTCGGGCTTATCCGTTTGCCGGATATCTATACAAGGTCGCACGCTGCAACGAAGAGCTCGACTTTGGCAGTGCTGCTGACGCTTTCGGGCACTTTTCTATATTTCTTGTTCCGTGAGCAATTTGTGAGTGTGCGGGTGCTCCTCGGTATCGTTTTCGTCTTTCTTACCGCTCCGGTGGCAGGTCATTTGCTCGTCCGGGCGGCGTATCGATCGAAAGTGAAACTGGCGGATATTTCTACGGAAGATGAGTTATATGAAGT containing:
- a CDS encoding histidine kinase, whose product is MGKVKGRMDESILVCVYYGPNGERLIRRGHKMASIIDCPLYILTIDPLPYDEFDAEKSEYIERWQELAKELDVEDFIIMDNEKRPVAKVIKEVAHKHNITQIIIGQTAQSRWEEITKGSFMNVLLREITFVDFHVVSVDRAIKDEIEGMFEKGVRAYLVEEGDGFRISFTLSKEARFEGIFFKEIGTDFNNGIFKFMNNHKMCQVQITDDRVTEATEFICRTDQ
- a CDS encoding Na+/H+ antiporter subunit A, producing MTITLSIFIPFLAAIFVPLLYKRIQSRKIGWFVLLVPFMLFATLASFIPSIAKGGTYTHTFRWIDSAGIHFTTYLDGLSLIFGLLITGVGSLVILYSIYYLSERESLGRFYVYLLLFMGAMLGVVFSDNLMVLYVFWELTSISSFLLIAFWYHRKKSRYGAQKSMLITVSGGIAMLAGFIMLHTMTGSYSVREIVVTIGQYTDEPLFLSAMLLVLVGAFTKSAQFPFHIWLPDAMEAPTPVSAYLHSATMVKAGIYLVARFTPIFGSEMIWFYVVSSVGIFTLFWGSFNAVKQTDLKALLAYSTISQLGLVMSLFGLGSAALNEGLSANTIIYTQAAFAALFHLINHSTFKGALFMVVGIVDHELGTRDVRRLGGLMAFMPVTFSIALIGSFSMAGLPPFNGFLSKEMFFESLVNARNLDLFEVSTMGTLFLVVAWLASVLTFVYSMIIVFQTFFGEFQPDRIEKPSREAPFGMLIAPSILAILVVGIFFFPNIIGNYLLRPAMAAVYPSLEGVKGLTPHIAAWHGFNPALWMTIGVVVLGIILYKLFHYWRGIYTIAPLNWNLDAAFNATLILLEKGSHFFTRLYMKGYLKDYLVYIFSFFIVAVGGAILYTGAYSFDFSNDGPITTNEYLIVLAMAGAGISMLFAKSRMTAIILNGVLGYSIAFFFVIFRAPDLALTQAVVETVTTALFLLCFYFLPDWKKERSARGTKALNGLIAVSVGTIVTVLALTVQGNKMFESISVYFEDAYRLAGGKNIVNTILGDFRAFDTMLEVVVLFIAGIGVFTLIKLKSRKEEQDFEDQ
- a CDS encoding Na(+)/H(+) antiporter subunit B, whose product is MKINDVILQTVTKIVVFIILTFGVELFLSGHNNPGGGFIGGLVLSSAFVLLYLVHDIETVHKGIPFDFKKVAALGALLAVGTGIGSVLFGNEFLTQAFGHFTLPVFGETELSTVIVFEAGVALTVVGVVVTIISTISEDV
- a CDS encoding Na(+)/H(+) antiporter subunit C → METLITILVGFLVTIAVYLLLSRNLIRVILGTAVLSHAAHLLLMTMGGLKKGSAPLLGENAESYTDALPQALILTAIVISFAVTAFLLVLAYRTYKKTGTDNLQALRGFEDE
- a CDS encoding Na+/H+ antiporter subunit D yields the protein MNNILVMPMIIPLLTGIILVFLRPYVNTQRVLSVVSSIATVVVSLVILDRIQQDGILRLDFGGWLPPYGILFVADSFSMLLVATTSIVTGILLLYAFSSIGRQHENMFFYPFVFFLVAGVNGSFLTGDLFNLFVCFEVMLLSSYVLITMGGRKIQLIESIKYVTINVLSSWFFLMGIAYIYGTVGTLNMAHLSVRIAEVGQGPLLTVISLLFLIVFSLKAGLLLYFWLPGSYSAPPTVIAALFGALLTKVGIYAMFRVFTLIFYHETVITHTAIGVMAILTMIGGSVGAIAYNDIRKIVSYNVVIAVGFILAGLAISTEAAFQGAIYYLIHDMVIKALLFLIAGTMIYLTGKTKIEEMSGLIRNYPTLGWLFFITMLSLAGIPPLSGFIGKVYIGQGAIEAGSFILLTAAFLSGIFVLYSLLRIFLNCFWGETIISEDDDVPLKKGMLVPCILFAIMTVAIGIGVEGIAPYVSDAARTLMNPEIYIEAVLQGNR
- a CDS encoding Na+/H+ antiporter subunit E is translated as MPAQLLLNLFIAFLWMTLMDEDELKFTTFFAGFLVGIGIIFFMHRFFGTQFYLRRLFYSIKLLFIFISELTQSSIVVLQQILSPKLNIKPGIFKYKTVLQSDVEVTMLSLLLTLTPGSVVMEVSPEGNTLYIHAMDVEQSRAGLIKQLKNFEKAIMEVTR
- a CDS encoding Na(+)/H(+) antiporter subunit F1, with translation MIETMITISLVLFSITISIAVIRIILGPSMPDRVIALDMIGVNLIAMIAVVSIMMKTKAFLEVILILGILSFIGTIAFSKSIERGVIVERKRDR
- a CDS encoding Na+/H+ antiporter subunit G — its product is MSVNEIGEFIGALLILTGGIASVISAFGLIRLPDIYTRSHAATKSSTLAVLLTLSGTFLYFLFREQFVSVRVLLGIVFVFLTAPVAGHLLVRAAYRSKVKLADISTEDELYEVLYSDENENDGSSEKS